From Paenibacillus sp. PK3_47, the proteins below share one genomic window:
- a CDS encoding GNAT family N-acetyltransferase, whose amino-acid sequence MNYPVIETDRLSLRLLTLADREAVFRHFSDEEVTRYMDIPPCRDIREADGIIRFHMDDPGCRWGIFDKRQNQLAGTCGYHCWSGGPAGKAEIGFDLSRACWGKGMMTEALLPVISFGYEVMGLKTIEATVDPENERSLRLLSTLGFSKKEELVDNLVYFYMRQSQFTR is encoded by the coding sequence ATGAATTATCCTGTCATTGAAACGGACAGATTGAGCTTGAGGCTGCTGACCCTTGCAGACCGTGAGGCAGTATTCCGTCATTTCTCGGATGAAGAAGTCACCCGTTACATGGATATTCCGCCCTGCAGGGACATCCGCGAAGCGGATGGAATTATCCGGTTTCATATGGATGATCCCGGCTGCCGCTGGGGGATTTTTGATAAGCGGCAAAATCAGCTGGCGGGTACATGCGGCTACCACTGCTGGTCGGGCGGACCTGCGGGAAAAGCGGAGATCGGTTTTGATCTGTCCAGAGCCTGCTGGGGTAAAGGGATGATGACCGAGGCACTCCTTCCGGTGATTTCATTCGGTTATGAAGTGATGGGGCTTAAGACCATTGAAGCGACGGTTGATCCGGAGAATGAGCGATCATTGCGCCTTTTGAGTACGTTAGGCTTCAGCAAAAAAGAGGAACTCGTAGACAATCTGGTATATTTCTATATGCGGCAAAGTCAGTTTACCAGATAG
- a CDS encoding GntR family transcriptional regulator, with protein sequence MSLKRKQGPLYQQIQKILKDRILHGVYPLGSIIPSEPQLEKEFGVSKMTVRGAVQELSREGYVQKKSGVGTIVMRNTSYQKLSKGKRFTELLVEEGHKLEKKLLASKLIANDDGSEEYDLCGPYCQRIERLYILNGQPYIHLIHFLTADALPDGDAKNIGDDIQSLYDSLEENDIVLENFKDRFFVEPAPPEVCQLLELPPGTHVLKRLRNSYDGEGRLIEHSIGCYNTELHHYLVSYDT encoded by the coding sequence GTGTCCCTGAAACGCAAGCAAGGCCCTTTATATCAGCAGATTCAAAAAATTCTCAAAGACCGCATTCTGCACGGTGTCTATCCTCTGGGGAGCATCATCCCCTCCGAGCCGCAGCTGGAAAAGGAATTCGGTGTCAGCAAAATGACGGTCCGCGGCGCGGTCCAGGAGCTGTCCAGGGAAGGTTATGTACAGAAGAAAAGCGGCGTCGGCACGATTGTAATGCGCAACACCTCCTACCAGAAGCTCTCCAAAGGCAAAAGATTTACGGAGCTGCTCGTTGAAGAGGGGCATAAGCTGGAAAAAAAACTGCTGGCATCCAAGCTCATTGCAAACGATGACGGTTCGGAGGAATATGACCTCTGCGGCCCGTATTGCCAGCGGATCGAACGTCTCTATATTTTGAACGGGCAGCCTTACATTCATCTCATACACTTCCTGACAGCAGACGCGCTTCCGGACGGCGACGCCAAAAACATAGGTGATGATATCCAGTCGCTGTATGACTCTCTGGAGGAGAACGACATTGTACTTGAGAACTTCAAGGACCGTTTTTTTGTGGAGCCGGCACCACCTGAGGTCTGCCAGCTGTTAGAGCTTCCCCCGGGGACCCATGTGCTCAAACGCCTGCGCAACTCCTACGACGGGGAAGGCAGGCTGATTGAACACAGCATCGGCTGCTATAACACGGAACTGCATCATTACCTGGTCAGTTATGATACGTGA
- a CDS encoding sugar kinase, whose translation MPRVAAFGEVMMRLQVPGYETLVQSSRLDYSFSGTGVNVTAALSRYGHEGALITTLPETPVGEAAIAYLRKLGVNTSLISRGGRHLGMYFLENGFGARPGRVTYTDRLGSSFNTAEADSYDMRALAASVDVLHLCGITLAMNEEVRRQMKLLAAEVKHAGGQVVFDCNYRPALWGIDGYAKARPHYEDLLTLADIVMMNEKDAQFILGISTGEYDRITQLKQAIPEVAERFGIRTAAGTHREINADNTHSLTGYIYHQGTFEFSRKLTFPVFDRIGAGDAFASAVIHGELQQYPQQHTVNLAAAAAMLAHTVQGDTALFTEAEVVRAMSDHTLDVER comes from the coding sequence ATGCCTAGGGTCGCTGCTTTTGGCGAAGTGATGATGCGGCTGCAGGTTCCGGGCTATGAAACGCTGGTCCAGAGCAGCAGGCTGGACTACTCTTTTTCCGGGACCGGGGTTAATGTAACGGCGGCACTGTCCAGATACGGTCATGAGGGTGCGCTCATTACCACTTTACCGGAGACTCCGGTAGGCGAAGCGGCTATCGCTTACCTGCGCAAACTCGGAGTAAATACGTCGCTGATCAGCAGGGGCGGCCGGCATCTAGGAATGTATTTTCTGGAAAACGGCTTTGGCGCCCGCCCCGGCAGAGTCACCTACACAGACCGGCTGGGCAGCAGCTTTAATACGGCTGAAGCAGACAGCTATGATATGAGGGCCCTTGCCGCAAGTGTGGATGTTCTTCATTTATGCGGCATTACGCTGGCCATGAATGAAGAAGTGCGCAGGCAGATGAAGCTGCTTGCTGCAGAGGTGAAACATGCCGGAGGGCAGGTCGTTTTTGACTGCAATTACCGGCCGGCACTGTGGGGAATAGACGGCTATGCCAAGGCACGACCGCACTATGAGGATTTGCTTACGCTGGCGGACATCGTGATGATGAATGAGAAGGATGCACAGTTTATCCTTGGCATCAGTACTGGAGAATATGATAGAATAACACAGTTGAAGCAGGCCATTCCTGAAGTGGCCGAACGCTTCGGGATCAGAACGGCAGCGGGAACGCACCGTGAGATTAACGCTGACAATACGCATTCCTTAACCGGATATATTTATCATCAAGGTACGTTCGAATTCTCCCGCAAGCTGACCTTTCCTGTGTTTGACCGGATTGGCGCCGGTGATGCCTTTGCCAGTGCCGTCATCCATGGGGAACTGCAGCAGTATCCGCAGCAGCACACGGTGAACCTGGCAGCGGCGGCAGCGATGCTGGCCCACACCGTCCAAGGCGATACGGCGCTTTTTACCGAGGCTGAGGTGGTCCGGGCGATGTCAGACCATACCTTAGATGTTGAAAGGTAG
- a CDS encoding KDGP aldolase family protein, with protein sequence MSNIQQRLYKNRAALNVLAGSIENAKDVFAAAEGHVLVGVLSKNYPTAEKAAAAMAEYGQSIEDAVSIGLGAGDNRQAAVVAEIAKSYPGSHINQVFPAVGATRANLGAGDSWINSLVSPCGKPGYVNISTGPASSGTGPQAIVPVEAAIALVRDMGGNALKYFPMQGLKLEEEYRAVARACGAAGFALEPTGGIDMDNFGPILEIALQAGVPQVIPHVYSSIIDPQTGNTKVEDVRRLLDIMKSLVDRYA encoded by the coding sequence ATGAGTAATATCCAGCAGCGTTTGTACAAGAACAGAGCCGCACTTAATGTACTGGCCGGCAGCATTGAGAATGCCAAGGATGTATTTGCGGCAGCAGAAGGGCATGTCCTGGTAGGTGTGCTCTCCAAAAATTATCCGACTGCAGAGAAAGCCGCGGCTGCTATGGCTGAATACGGCCAGTCGATCGAGGATGCCGTATCCATCGGACTGGGAGCGGGAGATAACCGCCAGGCAGCAGTGGTAGCGGAGATTGCCAAAAGCTATCCCGGCAGCCACATCAATCAGGTATTTCCGGCAGTCGGGGCAACCCGCGCCAATCTGGGAGCCGGGGACAGCTGGATCAACAGCCTGGTCTCTCCCTGCGGCAAGCCGGGCTATGTGAATATATCAACCGGTCCGGCCAGCTCGGGAACCGGCCCGCAGGCCATCGTTCCGGTTGAGGCCGCCATTGCGCTGGTTCGTGACATGGGCGGCAATGCGCTGAAGTATTTCCCGATGCAGGGCCTGAAGCTGGAAGAAGAATACCGTGCGGTTGCCAGAGCTTGCGGAGCAGCCGGGTTTGCCCTTGAGCCTACGGGCGGAATTGATATGGATAATTTCGGCCCGATTCTGGAGATTGCCCTTCAGGCAGGGGTGCCGCAGGTTATCCCGCATGTCTATTCCTCGATTATTGATCCGCAGACCGGGAATACGAAGGTAGAGGATGTCCGCAGACTGCTCGATATTATGAAATCGCTGGTGGACCGGTATGCCTAG
- a CDS encoding DgaE family pyridoxal phosphate-dependent ammonia lyase encodes MDHSLHARYGLKRVINASGRMSILGVSAPTDTVMEAMKQGGQKYVEIADLVDKSGEYIARLLGSEGAAVVNSASSGIALSVAAIVTGGDPRLSLRLHQEPVLKNEIIMLKGHNVQYGAPVETMVFLGGGRVVEAGYANEGRKEHIEQAIGERTAAILYVKSHHAVQKNMISVEEAWEVAERRGVPLIVDAAAEEDLNKYIRYSDLAIYSGSKAVEGPTSGIVAGKRKYIEWLKVQLHGIGRSMKVGKETTFGLLQALDEYQDKADNSGAEKQALEALKPLEELSGVSVRIVQDEAGRAIFRGRIQIDASAAGTDAKTVNDSLREGEIAVYTRDYGVKQGYFDIDPRSLQGDDLQIIASRISEIVGGDRNE; translated from the coding sequence ATGGATCACTCATTACATGCTAGATACGGATTGAAGCGTGTTATCAATGCCAGCGGAAGAATGAGCATTCTGGGAGTGTCTGCTCCAACAGATACGGTCATGGAGGCGATGAAACAGGGCGGACAGAAGTATGTGGAAATTGCCGACCTGGTGGACAAATCCGGAGAGTACATTGCCCGGCTGCTCGGCTCTGAAGGGGCGGCAGTCGTGAATTCGGCATCCAGCGGGATTGCGCTGTCGGTGGCGGCCATCGTCACCGGCGGAGATCCGCGGCTCAGCCTGAGGCTGCATCAGGAGCCGGTACTGAAGAACGAGATTATTATGCTGAAAGGCCATAATGTGCAGTACGGGGCTCCTGTAGAAACGATGGTATTCCTTGGCGGGGGCCGGGTAGTGGAGGCCGGATACGCCAATGAAGGCCGCAAAGAGCATATTGAACAGGCTATCGGTGAACGCACCGCAGCCATCCTCTATGTGAAATCCCATCATGCCGTTCAGAAGAATATGATTTCCGTCGAAGAGGCCTGGGAGGTTGCAGAGCGCAGAGGGGTGCCGCTGATCGTCGATGCGGCGGCGGAAGAGGATCTGAACAAGTATATCCGGTATTCCGACCTGGCCATTTACAGCGGCTCCAAGGCTGTTGAAGGCCCGACTTCAGGCATTGTGGCCGGCAAAAGGAAGTACATTGAATGGCTGAAAGTCCAGCTTCACGGGATCGGCCGCAGCATGAAGGTCGGCAAGGAGACAACCTTCGGACTGCTGCAGGCATTGGATGAATACCAGGACAAGGCTGACAACAGCGGGGCGGAGAAGCAGGCGCTGGAGGCGCTTAAGCCGCTGGAAGAGCTCAGCGGAGTATCCGTCCGCATCGTGCAGGATGAAGCAGGCCGGGCCATATTCCGCGGCCGCATCCAGATTGATGCCTCCGCTGCCGGAACGGATGCCAAGACCGTCAATGACAGTCTGCGTGAAGGTGAGATTGCGGTGTATACGCGGGACTATGGCGTAAAGCAGGGCTATTTTGATATCGATCCAAGATCTCTGCAGGGAGACGATCTTCAGATCATTGCAAGCAGAATAAGCGAGATTGTAGGGGGCGACCGTAATGAGTAA
- a CDS encoding amidohydrolase/deacetylase family metallohydrolase translates to MGEVGTENVLRNLQLVDGQMVDITIRDGIITAITPPGQAEGETGQDCSGLYVSSGWIDLHVHAVPDFDPYGDEIDEIGVKQGVTTLVDAGSCGADRIGLFYRESLKAATQVFAFLNISRIGLERTDELSRLEWIDQSKAAEAAEAYPDFIVGLKARISQSVVKDSGIQPLKLARRLSEDTGLPLMVHIGSAPPAISEVLELLQPGDVITHYLNGKSNNLFHADGTPLQGLLDAAARGVHLDVGHGTASFSFRIAEQAKAAGIALNTISTDIYRGNRLNGPVYSMSNVLTKFLYLGYHLEEVIRAVTSSAAEWLGKPELAGIRVGQQANLTLFALEAGEKQLRDSEGDVRVAHHYIEAKGVYANGSLITC, encoded by the coding sequence ATGGGAGAAGTGGGCACAGAGAATGTGCTGCGCAATTTGCAGCTTGTGGACGGGCAGATGGTGGATATCACCATCCGGGACGGTATCATCACTGCTATTACACCGCCAGGCCAGGCTGAAGGAGAGACCGGGCAGGACTGTTCGGGACTATATGTATCAAGCGGTTGGATTGATCTGCATGTGCATGCTGTACCTGACTTTGACCCCTACGGCGATGAGATTGATGAAATTGGTGTGAAGCAAGGGGTAACGACGCTGGTCGATGCCGGAAGCTGCGGTGCAGACCGGATCGGACTTTTTTACAGGGAGAGTCTGAAGGCGGCTACACAGGTATTTGCTTTCTTGAATATTTCACGCATCGGCCTGGAACGGACGGATGAGCTGTCGCGGCTGGAGTGGATTGACCAATCCAAGGCCGCGGAGGCGGCGGAAGCTTATCCCGACTTCATTGTCGGTCTGAAAGCGCGCATCAGCCAAAGTGTCGTCAAAGACAGCGGCATACAGCCGCTCAAGCTGGCACGCAGACTGTCGGAGGATACCGGGCTTCCCCTCATGGTACATATCGGTTCTGCTCCGCCGGCTATTTCCGAAGTGCTTGAGCTGCTGCAGCCGGGCGATGTGATCACCCATTACCTAAACGGCAAATCCAACAATCTGTTCCATGCGGACGGCACGCCGCTGCAAGGGCTGCTGGATGCAGCTGCCCGCGGGGTTCATCTGGATGTGGGCCACGGCACCGCAAGCTTCTCCTTCCGGATCGCCGAACAGGCAAAGGCGGCCGGCATTGCGCTAAATACCATCAGCACAGATATTTACCGGGGCAACCGTCTGAACGGACCTGTATACAGTATGTCAAACGTGCTGACGAAATTTTTGTATCTCGGCTACCATCTGGAGGAGGTCATCCGCGCGGTCACAAGCAGTGCTGCAGAGTGGCTGGGCAAGCCGGAGCTGGCCGGGATCAGAGTAGGGCAGCAGGCCAACCTGACCCTGTTTGCACTGGAGGCGGGAGAGAAGCAGCTGAGGGACTCGGAAGGCGATGTCCGGGTCGCACACCACTATATTGAGGCTAAAGGAGTCTATGCCAATGGATCACTCATTACATGCTAG
- a CDS encoding helix-turn-helix domain-containing protein, translated as MANPALKSSLFARFRLNWNHLKSKLLLKYAFSYILIFLIPLTAVTIFVYENAVKGLRAEIEQSNVNQLTQVKNTIDTRMVELQEISGRIAYDNHLTPYMVRHPYYSLEAIQALANYKASSSITEDLFLYFHDDSNIYSYRGLTDLNVTFNTLYQFEDWKPENIRQTLNETTQPVMRPAENVTVNSRKESMLVMLVPVKPNDPFPYGTVVYLMKESKLTGVMDSILSDFSGSSYIFSASGEVLTANSHGINLPREELSTLSTLEPGIHNLKMDGEQYSVVSVRSEENGWNYVTTMPSYQFFSRVAHVQTLITLVFCITVITGIAAALLLAKRQYHPIKDLMEFAKLRGSGNETMKLRNEWEWIRQTLHDYSARIDLQEPFVRNQCMLLLLKHGKPDDPEIEQMILSAGLKHPQGQGLYFSAILSWDNAAPDSGSPHERLLVQEMLSNICLPGPNAQIFGVEFSTKDQFALIISLPGGQAEPVQSTMEQVIEGIQAVISEHSGLGLSIGVGMAYRDLAQLNQSFIEAAAALEHRMIRRSGQVTYFEQLTELNPPAAESFWIPRKSMLKLEQSLKQGSESVTVQLIADIIDTIRDEPLPVHLLRCICFDLLNAFLRTASELGMDEVFADIAGLTTFETLEELESRLRSLASAICEQVERNTETSESSLMDDILAYVDQQFADYTLSLEHVALKFSISTSYLSRSFKEKTGSNFSQYIWQRRVDEVIRLLENTSAPLKEIIEQVGYLDAPNFIRKFKKETGLTPGQYRKDFASKGTAAKRPV; from the coding sequence ATGGCAAATCCTGCACTCAAGTCATCCTTGTTCGCCAGATTCCGGCTCAATTGGAATCATCTTAAATCCAAACTTCTGCTGAAGTATGCTTTTTCTTATATCCTCATCTTTCTGATTCCTTTAACTGCCGTAACGATCTTTGTTTATGAAAACGCTGTAAAGGGCCTGCGGGCCGAAATTGAACAATCGAATGTCAACCAGCTCACCCAGGTGAAGAACACGATAGATACCCGTATGGTTGAGCTTCAGGAAATTTCAGGAAGAATAGCTTATGATAATCATCTGACACCGTACATGGTAAGGCATCCTTACTACAGCCTCGAGGCCATCCAGGCACTGGCTAACTACAAGGCAAGCAGCAGCATTACGGAAGACCTCTTCCTGTACTTCCATGACGATTCCAATATCTATTCCTACCGCGGCCTCACCGATCTGAATGTGACTTTCAATACCCTCTACCAGTTCGAGGACTGGAAGCCGGAAAATATACGCCAGACCCTTAACGAAACAACCCAGCCTGTGATGCGTCCGGCGGAGAATGTGACGGTCAACTCCCGCAAGGAATCCATGCTGGTGATGCTGGTCCCGGTTAAACCGAATGATCCGTTTCCCTACGGGACCGTTGTGTACCTGATGAAGGAATCGAAGCTGACCGGCGTCATGGATTCGATTCTCAGCGATTTTTCGGGAAGCAGCTATATCTTCAGCGCCAGCGGCGAGGTGCTGACAGCGAACAGCCACGGCATCAACCTGCCCCGGGAGGAGCTCAGCACTCTGTCCACGCTTGAGCCGGGTATACATAATCTCAAGATGGACGGTGAACAGTACTCCGTGGTTTCTGTCCGGTCCGAAGAGAATGGCTGGAACTATGTGACCACGATGCCAAGCTACCAGTTTTTCAGCCGGGTTGCGCATGTTCAGACTCTGATTACGCTCGTTTTCTGCATAACAGTCATTACCGGCATAGCCGCCGCACTGCTGCTTGCCAAACGGCAGTACCACCCGATCAAGGATCTGATGGAGTTCGCCAAGCTGAGAGGCAGCGGCAACGAGACGATGAAGCTGCGCAATGAATGGGAGTGGATCCGGCAGACGCTCCATGACTACAGTGCGAGAATTGACCTGCAGGAGCCTTTTGTCCGCAATCAGTGCATGCTGCTGCTGCTCAAGCACGGCAAGCCGGATGATCCCGAGATCGAGCAGATGATTCTCAGCGCAGGCCTCAAGCATCCGCAAGGACAAGGCCTCTACTTCTCTGCGATCCTGTCCTGGGATAACGCTGCCCCGGATTCCGGTTCTCCGCATGAACGCCTTCTGGTACAGGAGATGCTCAGCAATATCTGCCTGCCCGGTCCCAATGCCCAGATCTTCGGTGTAGAATTCTCAACCAAGGACCAGTTCGCCCTCATCATTTCTCTTCCCGGCGGTCAGGCTGAGCCGGTTCAGAGCACCATGGAGCAGGTTATTGAAGGGATTCAGGCTGTAATCAGTGAACACTCCGGGCTGGGGTTAAGTATCGGTGTCGGCATGGCCTACAGGGACCTGGCCCAGCTCAACCAGTCCTTCATAGAAGCCGCGGCAGCGCTGGAGCACCGGATGATCCGGCGCAGCGGGCAGGTGACTTACTTTGAACAGCTGACCGAGCTGAATCCTCCCGCCGCCGAGAGCTTCTGGATTCCGCGCAAATCCATGCTGAAGCTGGAGCAGAGCCTTAAGCAGGGCAGTGAATCGGTAACTGTCCAGCTGATCGCCGATATCATTGATACAATCAGGGATGAGCCGCTGCCGGTTCATCTGCTGCGCTGCATCTGCTTTGATCTGCTGAATGCTTTTTTGCGCACCGCCTCCGAGCTCGGTATGGATGAGGTATTCGCGGACATTGCGGGGCTTACCACCTTCGAAACACTCGAAGAGCTGGAGAGCCGCCTGCGCTCCCTGGCCTCCGCGATCTGCGAGCAGGTGGAGCGGAATACGGAGACAAGCGAGTCCTCATTAATGGACGACATCCTGGCTTATGTGGACCAGCAGTTCGCGGATTATACACTCAGCCTGGAGCATGTAGCGCTCAAGTTCTCCATTTCGACCTCTTATTTAAGCCGGAGCTTCAAAGAGAAGACCGGCAGCAATTTCTCACAGTATATCTGGCAGCGGCGGGTGGATGAGGTCATCCGGCTGCTGGAGAATACGAGCGCACCGCTTAAGGAAATTATTGAGCAGGTAGGCTACCTGGATGCGCCGAATTTCATCCGCAAGTTCAAAAAAGAAACCGGCCTGACGCCGGGGCAGTACCGCAAGGACTTCGCCTCGAAGGGAACTGCTGCGAAAAGACCGGTATAA
- a CDS encoding glycosidase has product MQITRHPNNPIVVPGGYEWRKVTVFNPAVIIDNGKFYMIERTAGSLTPCKNFLGLLESEDGVNFTHVKDEPIVTPDMLGFPYGSVQDPRIVKIDGTFYMNYALRPCAMSYYPTGAGVPERSIPEYPDGWGEEEGHWLTRSSILKSDNLLDWEFVADTTPLDINDRDNILFPEKIGGKFVLLRRPEEYVGEAYGTEKAAMWITYSEDLIHWEEPKLLAKAGNLSWESRKIGGSTPPIRTDKGWLVLYHGVDEDIVYRVGAMLLDLEQPEKIIARTHNFIMEPEMYYEKFGFQIPNVIFPTGNVVKDGLLYIYYGVTDTAIALATVPLDDLVEHILKEAQ; this is encoded by the coding sequence ATGCAAATTACAAGACATCCCAATAATCCGATTGTCGTCCCTGGCGGCTATGAATGGCGCAAAGTTACAGTCTTTAATCCTGCGGTTATTATTGATAACGGGAAATTCTATATGATCGAGCGCACCGCAGGTTCCCTGACCCCGTGCAAGAACTTTTTGGGCCTCCTGGAGAGCGAGGACGGCGTAAACTTCACCCATGTGAAGGATGAGCCGATTGTGACGCCTGATATGCTGGGATTTCCGTACGGCAGTGTGCAGGACCCGCGGATTGTCAAAATCGACGGAACCTTTTATATGAACTATGCCCTGCGTCCCTGCGCCATGAGCTACTATCCTACCGGGGCAGGTGTTCCTGAACGCTCCATTCCGGAATACCCGGACGGCTGGGGGGAAGAGGAGGGGCACTGGCTGACACGCTCCTCCATTCTGAAATCGGATAATCTGCTGGACTGGGAGTTTGTGGCGGACACGACACCGCTGGATATCAACGACCGTGACAATATTCTGTTCCCTGAAAAAATCGGCGGCAAATTCGTGCTGCTGCGCCGTCCTGAAGAATACGTGGGCGAAGCCTACGGCACCGAGAAGGCGGCTATGTGGATCACCTACTCTGAGGATCTTATCCACTGGGAAGAGCCCAAGCTGCTTGCCAAAGCCGGGAACCTGTCCTGGGAATCGCGGAAGATCGGGGGCTCCACGCCGCCGATTCGTACAGACAAGGGCTGGCTGGTGCTCTATCACGGCGTCGATGAGGACATCGTCTACCGTGTAGGGGCCATGCTGCTTGATCTGGAGCAGCCGGAGAAGATCATTGCCCGGACACATAACTTCATTATGGAGCCGGAGATGTATTATGAGAAATTCGGGTTCCAGATTCCGAATGTTATTTTCCCGACGGGAAATGTAGTTAAAGACGGACTGCTCTACATCTATTACGGGGTGACGGACACCGCGATTGCGCTTGCCACCGTTCCGCTGGACGATCTGGTAGAGCATATCCTGAAGGAAGCGCAGTAG